In Citrus sinensis cultivar Valencia sweet orange chromosome 2, DVS_A1.0, whole genome shotgun sequence, a single genomic region encodes these proteins:
- the LOC107174684 gene encoding probable leucine-rich repeat receptor-like protein kinase At1g35710: MGISILNILILSLLLNLSHSIASYSTKEALALLKWKKSLQNQNSSLLTSWTLYPANATNVSSYSKTKINPCAWVGISCNQAERIISINLSSMGLNGTLQEFAFSSFPHLVHLNLSFNIVFGTIPPQVGNLSKLQHLDLGNNQLTGVIPPEIGHLNQLRSLYFDVNQLHGPIPQEIGQLSLINELALCHNNLYGPIPPSLGNLSNLANFYLNNNLLFDSIPLVLGNLKSISTLDLSKNQLSGSIPFSLGNLSNLGILYLYSNSLSGPIPSVIGNLESLLQLDLSENQLSGSIPISLGNLSSLTVMSLFSNSLSSFIPPILGNLKSLSALGLHINQLNGVIPSSIGNLSNLRLLYLYNNGFYGFVPEEIGYLKSIFELELCTNRLRGGIPHSIGNLTELVLVNMCENHLSGPIPKSLRNLTSLERVRFNQNNLSGKVYEAFGYHPNLTFLDLSQNNFYGEISFNWRNFPKLGTFIVSMNNISGSIPLEIGESFKLQVLDISSNHIVGEIPVQLAKLFSLNKLILSLNQLSGGMPFELGSLTELQYLDLSANKLRSWIPKSIGNLLKLRYLNLSNNQFIQKIPIEVEKLIHLSKLDLSYNFLGKEMPFQICNMKSLEKLNLCHNNLSGFIPRCFEGMHNLSHIDISYNELQGPIPNSTTFKDARMEGNKGLCGNIKGLPSCKAFTSCKQASRKKWVVVMFSSLVMIILLICLIGFKVLFQRRNDSTKQ, encoded by the coding sequence ATGGGAATATCAATCTTGAACATACTAATCCTTTCTCTTCTGTTAAATCTTTCCCATAGCATTGCTTCTTATTCTACTAAAGAAGCATTAGCTCTTCTCAAATGGAAAAAAAGTCTTCAAAACCAAAACAGCTCTTTGTTGACGTCATGGACACTTTATCCTGCTAATGCAACCAATGTTTCTTCCTactcaaaaaccaaaattaaccCTTGTGCTTGGGTTGGAATTTCTTGCAACCAAGCTGAAAGAATCATCAGCATTAACCTCAGCTCTATGGGTTTAAATGGTACgcttcaagaatttgcattctcaTCCTTTCCTCATCTTGTGCATCTTAACCTTAGCTTTAATATAGTCTTTGGTACCATCCCCCCTCAAGTCGGTAACCTCTCCAAGCTTCAGCATCTTGATCTAGGCAATAATCAATTAACTGGGGTAATACCACCAGAAATTGGTCATCTAAATCAGTTGAGGAGTCTTTACTTTGATGTGAATCAGTTGCATGGCCCAATTCCACAAGAAATAGGTCAGTTAAGTCTTATTAATGAGCTTGCCTTGTGTCATAACAATTTATATGGTCCTATTCCTCCTTCTTTGGGTAACTTAAGCAACTTGgctaatttttatcttaataacAATTTACTTTTTGACTCCATTCCTTTAGTTTTgggaaatttaaaatctatttcCACTTTGGACTTGAGCAAAAATCAGCTCAGTGGCTCAATCCCATTTTCTTTAGGCAACTTAAGCAACTTGGGTATATTGTATCTTTATTCGAATTCACTTTCTGGTCCTATTCCTTCGGTTATAGGAAATTTGGAGTCTCTTCTCCAACTAGACTTGAGCGAAAATCAGCTTAGTGGTTCAATCCCTATTTCTTTAGGTAATTTAAGCAGCTTGACTGTGATGTCTCTTTTTAGTAATTCACTTTCTAGTTTCATCCCTCCCATTCTAGGAAACTTGAAGTCTCTTTCGGCACTAGGCTTGCACATAAATCAACTCAATGGTGTGATTCCTTCTTCAATTGGTAATCTTAGCAATCTAAGACTTTTATATCTTTACAACAATGGGTTCTATGGTTTTGTTCCTGAGGAAATAGGATATTTGAAGTCTATTTTTGAATTAGAGCTTTGCACAAATCGTCTTAGAGGGGGTATTCCTCATTCAATTGGCAATCTCACTGAGTTGGTTTTGGTAAACATGTGCGAAAACCATCTTTCTGGTCCAATCCCTAAAAGTTTGAGAAATTTGACAAGCTTAGAAAGAGTTCGTTTTAACCAAAACAATCTTTCTGGAAAAGTGTATGAAGCTTTTGGTTATCATCCAAACCTAACTTTCTTAGATCTCagccaaaataatttttacggTGAAATCTCATTTAATTGGAGAAACTTTCCAAAACTGGGCACTTTCATTGTTTCCATGAATAATATTTCTGGGAGCATACCACTTGAGATTGGAGAATCATTCAAATTACAGGTCCTTGACATTTCTTCAAATCACATTGTTGGTGAAATTCCAGTGCAATtggcaaaattattttctctaaacAAACTAATTCTGAGTTTGAATCAACTTTCTGGAGGCATGCCTTTTGAACTTGGCTCACTAACTGAACTTCAATACCTCGACTTGTCTGCAAATAAACTGAGGAGTTGGATTCCAAAGAGTATAGGCAACTTGTTGAAGTTGCGCTACTTGAATCTGAgcaataatcaatttattcaGAAAATTCCAATTGAAGTGGAAAAGTTGATTCATCTTTCAAAGTTAGATTTGAGTTACAACTTTCTTGGCAAAGAGATGCCGTTCCAAATATGCAATATGAAAAGCTTGGAGAAGTTAAATCTGTGTCATAATAATCTCTCTGGTTTCATTCCAAGATGTTTTGAAGGAATGCACAACTTATCACATATTGACATATCCTATAATGAGTTACAAGGACCAATTCCTAATAGCACAACATTCAAAGATGCTCGGATGGAAGGGAACAAAGGATTGTGTGGCAACATTAAAGGGTTGCCATCTTGCAAAGCATTCACGTCGTGCAAACAAGCTTCAAGAAAGAAATGGGTTGTTGTTATGTTCTCTAGTCTAGTGAtgattattcttttaatttgtctGATTGGTTTCAAGGTTCTTTTCCAACGAAGGAATGACTCAACAAAACAATAG